A genomic segment from Bufo bufo chromosome 8, aBufBuf1.1, whole genome shotgun sequence encodes:
- the WDR13 gene encoding WD repeat-containing protein 13, translated as MAAVWQQVLAVDARYNAYRTPAHPQFRTQYIRRRSQLLRENAKAGYDPQLRRQYLKLRSQLLAQRYGPLSEQSSFRAHSNSIRSSRTTLDRMEDLEEDPRSQGSRGHRRSVSRGSYQLQAQMNRVAQEERAPGSVVPTPLAEASRAMAGDTTLSENYAFAGMYHIFDQHVDQAVPKVQFANDDKHLLACCSLDGTISVCQLVPTPPTVLQTLRGHSGPVSDFAWSLSNDIIVSTSLDGSMRIWNTHDGLCIRQIPDPDLAQMLCCTFQPINNNLTVVGNSKHNIHVVNISTGKKVKGGSSKLTGRVLSMSFDSAGRILWAGDDRGSIFSFLFDMATGKLTKAKRLVVSEGSAISSISARSWISREARDPSLLVNACINKLLLYRVVDNEGTLQLKRTFPIQQTAHAIGSIFCPLMSFRQGACVVTGSEDMCVYFFDVERATKAIVNKLQGHSAAVLGVSFNCDESLLASSDAKGMVIIWRREQK; from the exons ATGGCTGCTGTCTGGCAACAAGTCCTGGCAGTCGACGCAAG GTACAACGCGTACCGCACTCCTGCGCACCCGCAGTTCCGCACTCAGTACATCCGGAGACGCAGCCAACTTCTGCGGGAGAATGCCAAGGCCGGGTATGATCCGCAGCTGCGGCGACAGTACTTGAAGCTTCGCAGCCAACTTCTTGCCCAGCGATACGGCCCCCTGTCTGAGCAGAGCAGCTTTCGGGCACACAGCAACAGCATCCGCAGCTCTCGCACTACCCTGGACCGCATGGag GATTTGGAAGAAGATCCACGGTCCCAGGGGTCACGAGGTCACAGGCGTTCTGTAAGTCGGGGGTCCTACCAACTGCAGGCACAAATGAACCGCGTAGCGCAAGAGGAAAG GGCTCCTGGCAGCGTGGTGCCCACACCACTGGCAGAAGCCAGCAGGGCGATGGCCGGCGACACCACACTGAGCGAGAACTACGCGTTCGCCGGAATGTACCACATATTCGATCAACATGTGGATCAAGCTG TCCCCAAGGTACAATTTGCCAATGACGACAAGCACCTCCTGGCCTGCTGCTCTCTAGATGGTACAATATCGGTGTGTCAGCTGGTTCCCACGCCCCCCACCGTCCTGCAGACCCTACGAGGGCACAGCGGTCCAGTCAGCGACTTTGCCTGGTCCTTATCCAACGACATCATTGTCTCCACCTCTCTGGATGGCAGCATGCGCATCTGGAACACCCACGATGGCCTCTGCATCCGACAGATTCCAGACCCGGACTTGGCCCAGATGCTCTGCTGCACTTTCCAGCCCATCAATAACAATCTCACGGTG GTTGGGAACAGCAAACACAACATCCACGTTGTGAATATTTCCACTGGTAAGAAGGTGAAGGGAGGCAGCAGCAAGCTGACGGGCCGAGTGCTCTCCATGTCCTTCGACTCAGCCGGACGGATCCTGTGGGCTGGTGACGACCGCGGGAGTATCTTCTCGTTCCTATTTGATATGGCCACAG GTAAACTGACCAAAGCCAAGCGTCTAGTAGTGTCGGAAGGCAGCGCCATCAGCAGCATCTCCGCCCGCTCATGGATCAGTCGTGAAGCCCGGGACCCTTCTCTGCTGGTGAACGCCTGTATTAACAAGCTGCTGCTTTACAG GGTTGTGGACAATGAGGGGACGCTGCAGTTAAAGCGAACGTTTCCAATCCAACAGACGGCTCACGCCATCGGGAGTATTTTCTGTCCACTCATGTCCTTCAGGCAAGGAGCATGTGTCG TGACCGGCAGTGAAGATATGTGCGTCTACTTTTTTGATGTGGAACGAGCCACCAAGGCCATTGTGAACAAGCTCCAAGGACACAGCGCAGCCGTTCTAGGTGTCAGCTTCAACTGCGATGAAAGCCTCTTGGCCTCCAGTGATGCTAAGGGGATGGTTATCATCTGGAGAAGAGAGCAGAAGTGA
- the SUV39H1 gene encoding histone-lysine N-methyltransferase SUV39H1, with product MAENLNVVRGFSVQCLSSESHLQELCRLEHICCTALGVNRKNICNFVVEYLCDYKRVQDEELYLVKWKGYPDSECSWEPRHHLKCFNLLKQFHRDLERELLRRAKAAGNTTSKKPIARCPRRLDSSLSHHVVLKAKQRQRLRLWEQQLSAKRAHPFGLILVENEVDLEGPPKDFMYINEYRVGEGLTITKSAVGCKCRNCFTDEQGCCPGGFQHKFAYNDEGQVKIKPGFPIYECNALCRCGPSCPNRVVQKGIQYKFCIFRTSDGRGWGVRTLEKIRKNSFVMEYVGEIITSDEAERRGQIYDRQGATYLFDLDYVEDVYTVDAARYGNISHFVNHSCRPNLQVYNVFIDNQDDRLPRIAFFATRTIRTGEELTFDYNMHVDPVDVESTKMDSNFGLAGLTGSPKKRIRVECKCGSNKCRKYLF from the exons GTTTTTCAGTGCAATGTCTCTCCTCTGAATCTCACCTCCAGGAACTTTGCCGACTCGAGCACATATGTTGCACCGCTCTTGGGGTGAACCGGAAGAATATCTGCAACTTTGTGGTGGAATATCTGTGTGACTACAAGAGAGTACAG GACGAGGAGTTATACCTTGTGAAATGGAAGGGATACCCAGACTCTGAGTGTTCGTGGGAGCCTCGTCATCACCTCAAGTGCTTCAACCTCCTCAAACAGTTTCACCGCGATTTGGAGAGGGAGCTTCTCCGACGGGCAAAGGCCGCCGGGAACACTACAAGTAAAAAGCCTATTGCACGGTGCCCGCGGAGGCTGGACTCCAGCCTTTCTCATCACGTGGTTTTAAAGGCCAAACAGAGACAACGGCTTCGCTTGTGGGAGCAACAGCTGAGTGCCAAGCGTGCCCATCCATTTGGCCTCATACTGGTAGAGAATGAAGTGGATCTGGAGGGGCCCCCAAAAGACTTCATGTACATTAATGAATACAGGGTGGGGGAAGGGTTAACCATTACCAAGTCAGCTGTAGGATGTAAGTGCCGGAACTGTTTTACAGATGAGCAAGGCTGCTGCCCGGGGGGTTTCCAGCACAAATTTGCCTACAATGATGAAGGCCAGGTGAAGATCAAACCTGGCTTTCCAATTTATGAATGTAACGCCCTCTGCCGATGCGGCCCCTCCTGTCCAAATCGCGTTGTGCAAAAAGGAATTCAGTACAAATTCTGCATCTTCAGGACCTCTGATGGAAGGGGCTGGGGGGTCCGAACCCTGGAAAAGATTCGCAAGAACAGCTTTGTTATGGAGTATGTTGGTGAG ataatcaCCTCAGATGAGGCTGAACGTAGGGGACAAATTTACGACCGGCAAGGGGCCACCTACCTGTTTGACCTGGATTATGTGGAAGACGTGTACACTGTGGATGCCGCCCGCTATGGAAATATCTCCCACTTTGTAAACCACAGT TGTAGGCCAAACCTCCAAGTCTACAACGTCTTCATTGATAATCAGGATGACCGTCTACCTCGCATCGCATTTTTTGCCACCCGCACAATACGTACTGGCGAGGAGCTTACTTTTGACTACAACATGCATG TGGATCCGGTTGATGTCGAAAGCACAAAGATGGACTCTAATTTCGGCCTGGCCGGCCTCACTGGAtcacccaaaaaacggatccgggtgGAGTGCAAATGTGGCTCGAATAAGTGTCGTAAATACCTCTTCTGA